A single genomic interval of Shewanella halotolerans harbors:
- the flgL gene encoding flagellar hook-associated protein FlgL, translating into MRISTAQMFNQNINSVLNKQSATSKIIDQIASGKRVNTAGDDPVAAIGIDNLNQQNALVDQFMKNIDYATNRLALTESKLGTAETLTGSVREQILRAVNGSLSDSERQMIADELKGTLEELVSVANTKDESGNYMFAGYETGNQPFAFDAAGNVVYSGDSGVRQAIVASGVTLGTNVPGDQAFMNARSGLGDFSANYLSTQTGDFRVLSAAISDPATYVDDTYSFTMNGANLEIRDSSATLVTTVPNFDAANSINFNGIAVKLEGQMAPGDSFSITPQSQVSVFDTINQAITLLEDPNKVNTTQGKAELAQMLNNIDSGVNQLSIARGEAGNSLKQIERYSSTHVEEKLVNSSALSLLEDLDYASAITELEKQQLALNAVSSVFSKVGSTTLFDYI; encoded by the coding sequence ATGCGGATCTCAACGGCGCAGATGTTTAATCAAAACATTAATAGCGTGCTTAACAAGCAATCGGCGACCAGCAAGATCATCGATCAGATCGCCAGTGGTAAGCGGGTCAATACTGCGGGTGACGATCCTGTGGCGGCTATCGGAATCGATAACCTTAATCAGCAAAATGCCCTGGTCGATCAGTTTATGAAGAATATCGACTACGCCACCAATCGCTTGGCCTTGACCGAGAGCAAGCTAGGCACTGCCGAAACCCTGACTGGCTCGGTTAGAGAGCAGATCCTGCGTGCAGTGAATGGCAGCCTGTCTGATTCTGAGCGGCAAATGATTGCCGATGAGCTGAAAGGCACATTGGAAGAGTTGGTTTCTGTGGCCAACACCAAAGATGAATCGGGTAACTATATGTTTGCCGGCTATGAGACTGGCAATCAGCCATTTGCTTTCGATGCGGCGGGAAATGTGGTCTATAGCGGTGACAGTGGTGTGCGCCAGGCCATCGTGGCTTCAGGTGTCACCCTGGGCACCAATGTGCCTGGCGATCAGGCCTTTATGAATGCGCGATCAGGTCTTGGCGACTTTAGTGCCAATTATTTGTCGACTCAGACGGGGGATTTTCGTGTTCTGAGCGCCGCGATTAGCGATCCCGCCACATATGTTGATGATACCTATAGCTTTACCATGAATGGCGCCAATCTTGAGATCCGCGATTCGTCAGCGACTCTGGTAACGACTGTGCCTAATTTCGATGCCGCCAATTCCATTAACTTCAACGGTATTGCGGTGAAGCTCGAAGGCCAGATGGCACCAGGGGATAGTTTTAGCATCACGCCGCAATCTCAGGTGAGCGTTTTCGATACCATCAATCAGGCGATCACCTTGCTCGAAGATCCTAATAAGGTGAATACTACCCAAGGTAAAGCTGAGTTGGCACAGATGTTGAATAATATCGATAGTGGTGTCAATCAGTTGAGCATTGCCCGGGGAGAAGCCGGTAATAGCTTGAAGCAGATTGAGCGTTACAGTTCGACCCATGTGGAAGAAAAGCTGGTGAATAGTTCGGCGCTCTCACTGCTGGAAGATTTAGATTATGCCTCGGCGATAACTGAGCTCGAGAAACAACAGTTGGCCTTAAATGCCGTATCGAGTGTGTTTAGCAAAGTCGGGTCGACGACACTTTTTGATTATATCTAA
- the flgK gene encoding flagellar hook-associated protein FlgK has product MSMDLLNIARTGVLASQSQLAVTSNNITNANTQGYHRQVAEQSSLESQRLGNSFYGAGTYITDVKRIYNEYAARELRIGQTALSQAQTTQTKMSELDQLFSQIGKAVPQSLNDLFAGLNSLADLPDDMGIRGSLLGNADQIAKVLNQMQSQLDGQMKQTNDQISAMTDRINEISTELGHINQELMKSQGADMQLLDKQDALIQELSEYAQVNVIPLESGAKSIMLGGAVMLVSGEVSMQMGATTGDPYPGELRITTTAGNQTLVVDPSKMGGSLGALFQFRDETLIPAQLEMGQLALGIADSFNQAQSQGFDLNGVVGSDLFLDINDPAMSVGRAGAYGNNTGNAALRVNIDDVNALSGGSYELTFTAPATYELRDQETGTVTPLTLNGSQLTGSDGFSINIDSGAMASGDRFEIRPTSGAAAGIKVVMTDPKGIAAAAPKITADAANSGNTQVKLVSIDNRSAANFPLTGSELTFEIDTAANTFEVFDAAGNSLGAPTAFTPPSISAYGFTFEVDTSAPATDRFTFDLSFAEGDNTNAVAMAKLSETKLMNNGSSTLADVYEGTKLQVGGKAKAAEVAFGSAEAVYSQAYTRVQSESGVNLDEEAANLMRFQQSYQASARIMTTATEIFDTLFSSVR; this is encoded by the coding sequence ATGTCGATGGATCTGCTGAATATCGCCCGTACCGGCGTGCTGGCCTCTCAGTCACAACTGGCGGTGACCAGTAACAACATTACCAATGCCAATACTCAGGGCTACCACCGTCAGGTGGCGGAGCAATCTAGCCTGGAGTCACAGCGTCTGGGCAACAGCTTCTATGGCGCCGGCACCTATATTACCGACGTCAAACGTATCTATAACGAATATGCCGCCCGCGAGCTGCGTATCGGTCAGACGGCGCTGAGCCAGGCGCAGACCACCCAGACTAAGATGAGCGAGCTGGATCAGCTGTTTTCTCAGATAGGTAAGGCAGTGCCGCAGAGCCTTAACGATCTCTTTGCCGGGCTCAACAGCTTGGCTGATCTGCCCGATGATATGGGCATTCGCGGCAGTCTACTGGGCAATGCTGACCAGATCGCCAAGGTGCTCAATCAGATGCAGTCGCAGCTCGATGGTCAGATGAAGCAGACCAACGACCAGATCTCGGCTATGACAGATAGGATCAATGAGATCAGTACCGAACTTGGCCATATCAATCAGGAACTGATGAAGTCTCAGGGCGCGGACATGCAGCTGCTCGATAAGCAGGATGCCCTGATCCAGGAGCTCAGCGAATACGCTCAGGTTAACGTGATCCCACTCGAATCTGGCGCCAAGAGCATCATGCTCGGTGGCGCCGTGATGTTGGTATCCGGCGAAGTCTCTATGCAGATGGGCGCGACCACGGGTGACCCTTATCCTGGGGAGTTGCGTATCACCACCACGGCCGGCAATCAGACCTTAGTGGTCGACCCCAGCAAGATGGGCGGCAGCCTGGGTGCTCTGTTTCAATTTCGCGACGAGACACTGATCCCGGCGCAGCTAGAGATGGGCCAGTTGGCTCTGGGTATTGCCGACAGTTTTAATCAGGCGCAGTCCCAAGGCTTCGATCTCAACGGTGTAGTCGGCAGCGATCTCTTCCTGGATATTAACGATCCGGCCATGTCTGTGGGCCGCGCCGGCGCTTATGGCAACAACACGGGCAATGCGGCACTAAGAGTCAACATAGATGATGTCAATGCCCTGTCCGGTGGCAGCTATGAGTTGACCTTTACTGCACCTGCTACTTATGAGCTAAGAGATCAAGAAACCGGCACCGTGACGCCACTTACCTTAAATGGCAGTCAACTGACCGGTAGCGACGGCTTTAGCATCAATATTGATTCTGGCGCCATGGCCTCGGGGGATAGGTTCGAGATCCGTCCTACATCAGGCGCCGCGGCCGGTATCAAGGTGGTGATGACAGATCCTAAGGGTATCGCCGCCGCTGCGCCAAAAATCACCGCAGATGCAGCAAACTCCGGCAATACCCAGGTGAAACTAGTGAGTATCGACAATCGCAGTGCGGCCAACTTCCCTTTAACCGGTAGCGAGTTGACCTTCGAGATAGATACTGCTGCCAATACCTTTGAGGTATTCGATGCGGCGGGCAACTCGCTTGGTGCGCCGACAGCCTTTACGCCGCCGTCCATCAGTGCCTATGGCTTCACCTTCGAGGTGGATACCAGCGCGCCAGCCACTGACAGGTTTACCTTCGATCTCAGCTTCGCCGAAGGGGATAACACCAATGCAGTAGCCATGGCTAAGCTCTCGGAAACCAAACTGATGAACAATGGCAGCTCGACCCTGGCCGATGTTTACGAAGGCACCAAGTTGCAGGTGGGTGGCAAAGCCAAAGCCGCCGAGGTGGCCTTCGGGTCGGCAGAAGCCGTCTATTCTCAGGCTTATACCCGGGTGCAGAGTGAGTCAGGGGTAAACCTGGATGAAGAGGCCGCCAATTTGATGCGCTTCCAACAGTCTTATCAGGCCTCGGCGCGGATCATGACCACGGCCACTGAAATTTTCGACACCCTCTTTAGTTCGGTGAGATAG
- the flgJ gene encoding flagellar assembly peptidoglycan hydrolase FlgJ, which produces MDKLSNASHFLDIGGLDSLRAKAQKDDKAALKEVAQQFEGIFVQMLMKSMRDANAVFESDSPINSQYTKFYEQMHDQQMSVNLSDKGMLGLADLMVQQLSPQTSQMTPASVLRGGMVSPVANSVQQVDRQSLAQSEVQSKGSSGDKPLPRVFDELVSGKVLPSQAPIALANKGFESREAFVKAVYPHAEQAAKALGTSPEVLIAQSALETGWGQKMVRRADGQPSNNLFNIKADRRWDGERAGVSTLEFEHGVAVKQRADFRVYQDIKQSFDDFVSFISEGERYQEAMDKAANPAAFIRGLQDAGYATDPDYADKVIKVMQAVTQTVAQTVNKQLGAAIGK; this is translated from the coding sequence ATGGATAAGCTGTCAAACGCATCGCATTTCTTGGACATAGGGGGCCTGGACTCCCTACGTGCCAAGGCGCAAAAAGATGACAAGGCGGCACTCAAAGAGGTGGCGCAGCAGTTTGAGGGCATCTTCGTGCAGATGTTGATGAAAAGCATGCGCGATGCCAATGCGGTGTTTGAGTCAGACAGCCCCATAAACAGCCAGTACACCAAGTTTTATGAGCAGATGCATGACCAGCAGATGTCGGTCAACCTGTCGGACAAGGGGATGCTGGGCCTTGCAGATCTCATGGTGCAGCAGCTCTCGCCGCAGACCAGCCAGATGACGCCGGCTTCTGTGCTGCGGGGCGGCATGGTGAGTCCGGTTGCTAATAGTGTGCAACAAGTAGATAGACAATCTCTGGCTCAATCAGAGGTTCAAAGCAAGGGATCAAGCGGTGATAAGCCCTTGCCGCGGGTATTCGATGAGCTAGTGAGCGGCAAGGTCTTGCCGTCTCAGGCGCCAATAGCTTTGGCTAATAAGGGCTTCGAGAGTCGCGAGGCGTTCGTCAAGGCGGTCTATCCCCATGCAGAGCAGGCGGCTAAGGCCTTGGGTACCAGCCCAGAGGTATTGATTGCTCAGTCGGCACTCGAGACAGGTTGGGGGCAGAAGATGGTGCGCCGCGCAGACGGTCAGCCCAGCAATAACCTATTTAACATCAAGGCCGATCGCCGCTGGGATGGTGAGCGCGCAGGCGTGAGTACCCTGGAATTTGAACATGGGGTTGCGGTGAAGCAACGAGCCGATTTCAGGGTGTATCAGGATATCAAACAAAGTTTTGACGATTTCGTCTCTTTCATCTCCGAAGGCGAGCGTTATCAAGAGGCGATGGACAAGGCCGCTAATCCCGCCGCCTTCATCCGAGGCCTGCAAGATGCCGGTTATGCCACAGACCCTGATTATGCCGATAAGGTGATCAAGGTGATGCAGGCGGTAACTCAGACAGTGGCTCAGACGGTAAACAAACAGCTTGGCGCAGCCATTGGCAAGTGA
- a CDS encoding flagellar basal body P-ring protein FlgI has translation MKMRIILACALMVFSSVSSAQRIKDIANVQGVRSNQLIGYGLVVGLPGTGEKTRYTEQTFKTMLKNFGINLPDNFRPKIKNVAVVAVSADMPAFIKPGQTLDVTVSSLGEAKSLRGGTLLQTFLKGVDGNVYAIAQGSMVVSGFSAEGLDGSKVIQNTPTVGRIPNGAIVERTVATPFSTGDHLTFNLRRADFSTAKRLADAINDLLGPGMARPLDAASVQVSAPRDVSQRVSFLATLENIEVEPASESAKVIVNSRTGTIVVGKDVRLLPAAVTHGGLTVTIAEATQVSQPNPLAGGDTVVTSDSTIDVSEADNRMFLFNPGTTLDELVRAVNLVGAAPSDVLAILEALKVAGALHGELIII, from the coding sequence ATGAAGATGAGAATAATATTGGCCTGTGCCCTGATGGTGTTTTCAAGCGTCAGCTCGGCCCAGCGCATCAAAGATATCGCCAACGTGCAAGGGGTGCGTAGCAACCAGCTGATCGGCTATGGTCTGGTGGTCGGCTTGCCGGGCACCGGCGAGAAGACACGTTATACCGAGCAGACTTTTAAGACAATGCTGAAAAACTTCGGCATTAATCTGCCCGATAACTTCCGTCCTAAGATCAAGAACGTCGCCGTAGTGGCGGTGAGTGCCGACATGCCTGCCTTTATCAAGCCGGGTCAGACGCTTGATGTCACCGTTTCTAGTCTGGGTGAGGCCAAGAGCCTGCGCGGCGGCACTTTGCTGCAGACCTTCCTCAAGGGGGTCGACGGTAATGTGTATGCCATTGCCCAGGGCAGCATGGTGGTTAGCGGCTTTAGCGCCGAAGGACTCGATGGCTCTAAGGTGATTCAAAATACGCCTACCGTAGGGCGAATCCCCAATGGCGCCATCGTCGAGCGCACCGTGGCGACGCCATTTTCTACCGGCGATCACCTGACCTTTAACCTGCGCCGCGCCGATTTTTCGACGGCTAAACGTCTCGCCGATGCCATCAACGATCTTCTTGGCCCAGGCATGGCCCGTCCACTGGATGCCGCCTCGGTGCAGGTGAGTGCGCCGCGGGATGTGTCCCAGCGCGTCTCTTTTCTGGCGACGCTGGAAAACATCGAGGTGGAGCCTGCCTCCGAGTCGGCCAAGGTGATCGTCAATTCTCGTACGGGCACCATAGTGGTAGGTAAAGATGTGCGCCTGCTGCCGGCGGCGGTGACCCATGGCGGCCTGACGGTGACTATCGCCGAGGCGACCCAGGTGTCTCAGCCTAATCCGTTGGCGGGGGGCGATACCGTGGTCACCAGCGACAGCACCATAGATGTGTCCGAAGCGGATAATCGCATGTTCCTGTTTAACCCTGGTACTACCCTCGATGAGTTGGTGCGGGCGGTGAATCTGGTCGGCGCCGCGCCTTCGGATGTGTTAGCCATACTGGAAGCGTTAAAGGTGGCAGGTGCTTTGCATGGTGAGCTTATCATCATCTAA
- the flgH gene encoding flagellar basal body L-ring protein FlgH, which produces MAKSSVLVIALALVGCASTNQKPIADDPYYAPVYPEAPPTKIAATGSMYQDSQASSLYSDIKALKVGDIITVILQESTKAKKSANNELKKGSDLTLDPIYAGGGNVTISGSPIDLRYKDSMNTKRESDADQSNSLSGSISANVMQVLNNGNLVIRGEKWITINNGDEFVRLTGIVRSQDIRPDNTIDSQRVANARIQYSGTGTFADAQKVGWLSQFFMSDWWPF; this is translated from the coding sequence ATGGCTAAGTCATCTGTCTTAGTGATTGCGCTGGCGTTGGTGGGCTGTGCCTCAACCAACCAGAAGCCGATCGCCGATGACCCTTACTATGCACCAGTTTATCCCGAGGCGCCGCCGACTAAGATTGCCGCCACGGGCTCCATGTATCAGGATAGCCAGGCTTCTAGTCTCTATTCGGACATCAAGGCGCTTAAGGTCGGCGATATCATTACCGTGATCCTGCAAGAGTCGACTAAGGCGAAGAAGAGCGCCAACAACGAGTTGAAGAAGGGCTCAGATTTGACGCTGGATCCTATCTATGCCGGTGGTGGCAATGTGACCATTAGCGGATCGCCCATCGACCTGCGCTACAAAGACAGCATGAACACTAAGCGTGAGTCGGATGCCGATCAGAGCAACAGCCTGTCGGGTAGCATCTCGGCCAATGTGATGCAGGTGCTGAACAACGGTAACCTGGTGATCCGCGGTGAGAAGTGGATCACCATCAATAACGGCGATGAGTTTGTCAGGCTGACCGGCATAGTGCGCTCGCAAGATATCCGTCCCGACAACACCATAGACTCTCAGCGTGTGGCCAATGCTCGTATTCAGTACAGCGGTACAGGTACCTTTGCCGACGCGCAGAAGGTGGGTTGGTTAAGCCAGTTCTTTATGAGCGACTGGTGGCCCTTCTAA
- the flgG gene encoding flagellar basal-body rod protein FlgG → MHPALWISKTGLDAQQTDISVISNNVANASTVGYKKSRAVFEDLLYQTVNQAGGISASNTKLPNGLNIGAGTKVVATQKMFTQGNMLTTDNSLDLMIEGPGFFEVQLPDGTTAYTRNGQFTLDDTGQIVTPGSGYVLQPAITIPDDATSITVSAEGEVSVKTPGAAENQVVGQLSMSDFINPSGLDPMGQNLYLETGASGTPIQGTASLDGMGAIRQGALETSNVNVTEELVNLIESQRIYEMNSKVISAVDQMLSYVNQNL, encoded by the coding sequence ATGCATCCGGCGTTATGGATTAGTAAGACTGGCTTAGATGCCCAGCAAACAGATATCTCGGTGATCTCCAACAATGTGGCGAACGCGAGCACCGTTGGATACAAGAAGAGCCGGGCCGTTTTCGAAGACCTGCTCTATCAAACCGTCAACCAGGCTGGGGGGATCAGCGCCTCTAATACTAAGCTACCCAACGGCCTGAACATAGGTGCGGGTACTAAGGTGGTGGCGACCCAGAAGATGTTCACCCAGGGCAATATGCTGACTACTGATAACTCACTGGATCTGATGATCGAAGGCCCGGGTTTCTTCGAGGTGCAGCTGCCAGACGGCACAACCGCCTATACCCGAAATGGTCAATTTACCTTGGACGATACCGGGCAGATAGTGACGCCAGGCTCTGGCTATGTGCTGCAACCGGCGATCACCATCCCGGATGATGCCACCAGTATTACCGTGTCTGCCGAAGGGGAGGTCTCGGTGAAGACCCCTGGCGCGGCGGAAAACCAGGTGGTGGGTCAGCTGAGCATGTCAGATTTTATCAATCCGAGCGGCCTGGATCCTATGGGGCAGAATCTCTATCTGGAAACCGGCGCCAGTGGCACGCCTATTCAGGGCACCGCCTCTCTGGATGGCATGGGTGCCATTCGTCAGGGCGCACTTGAAACCTCCAATGTTAACGTGACCGAGGAGCTGGTGAACCTGATCGAGAGTCAGCGGATCTACGAGATGAACTCTAAGGTGATCTCGGCCGTCGATCAGATGCTCTCTTACGTCAATCAGAATTTGTAG
- the flgF gene encoding flagellar basal-body rod protein FlgF, which yields MDKLLYVAMSGAKQNMHSLAVRANNLANANTDGFKSDLEQARSMQAFGEGLPTRVFSMTETPSANFAAGPIKTTGRDLDIAVKGDGWIAVQAVDGGEAYTRSGSLSFDTSGLLRNDRGNPVMGDAGPIVLPLPIEKVEIAQDGTISVRPLGSTAEVIEEVGRIKLVNPGNQNLMRGEDGLFRQLSGVNAPADPNVAVESGAIEGSNVNAVDEMVSLIDLQRQFEMQVKMMKTAEEMDQASSSLMRIS from the coding sequence GTGGATAAATTACTCTATGTCGCCATGAGTGGCGCCAAGCAGAATATGCATTCGCTGGCAGTGCGTGCCAACAACCTTGCCAATGCCAATACCGACGGCTTTAAGTCGGATCTGGAACAGGCCAGATCTATGCAGGCCTTTGGCGAAGGGTTGCCGACACGGGTGTTTTCGATGACAGAGACCCCGTCGGCCAACTTTGCCGCCGGTCCCATAAAGACCACGGGACGGGATCTCGATATCGCGGTGAAAGGTGACGGCTGGATAGCCGTGCAGGCCGTCGATGGCGGTGAGGCCTACACCCGCTCTGGCAGCCTGAGTTTTGATACTTCAGGCCTGCTGCGTAACGACAGAGGCAACCCTGTTATGGGCGATGCCGGTCCCATCGTGTTACCCCTTCCTATCGAAAAGGTCGAAATAGCCCAAGATGGCACCATCTCGGTCAGACCGCTCGGCTCAACCGCTGAGGTGATCGAGGAGGTCGGCCGTATCAAATTGGTTAACCCTGGTAATCAAAACCTGATGCGCGGCGAGGATGGTCTGTTCCGTCAATTGTCTGGCGTTAATGCCCCGGCCGATCCCAATGTTGCCGTGGAGAGTGGCGCCATCGAAGGCAGCAATGTCAACGCCGTCGACGAGATGGTCTCTTTAATCGATCTGCAGCGTCAGTTTGAGATGCAGGTCAAGATGATGAAAACCGCCGAAGAGATGGATCAAGCCTCTTCGTCATTAATGCGCATTAGTTAG
- the flgE gene encoding flagellar hook protein FlgE, with protein MSFNIALSGIAAAQKDLNTTANNIANVNTTGFKESRAEFADVYASSIFANSKTTVGGGVTTAQVAQQFQQGSLQFTSNALDMAINGGGFFVTSSEVGSQDLSYTRAGAFKVDADSYLVNSAGNYLQTFPVDKDGNSTSVSLTTTQPVKIPDTAGSPQKTDNIGIQMNLNAGEATLDPANFNPNDPDTYNNSTSVTMYDSLGEPHILTTYFVRPPQAAYTGTSNWVAFYAVDGKQVDLAGAAGTYGRDTTGDGVADSSGSAVNASGWKGSVLSFNDTGAYTGSDPAVITTEQLGVSGANVLGPGTDGTQTLTLNFNSPTQYASPFEVTELSQDGTTVGRLTNVEVGADGLINASYSNGSTVPLARVALARFSNEQGLTQVGNTSWKESLDSGPALAGEANSGTFGSIRSSALEQSNVDLTTELVDLISAQRNFQANSRTLEVNNTLQQTVLQIR; from the coding sequence ATGTCATTTAACATTGCATTGAGTGGTATCGCAGCGGCGCAAAAAGATCTCAATACCACGGCGAATAACATCGCCAACGTCAATACCACAGGTTTTAAGGAGTCGCGCGCCGAGTTCGCTGACGTGTATGCCAGCTCTATCTTCGCCAACAGCAAGACCACTGTCGGTGGCGGTGTCACCACGGCTCAGGTTGCGCAGCAGTTCCAGCAGGGCAGCCTGCAATTTACCAGCAACGCGCTGGATATGGCGATCAATGGCGGTGGTTTCTTCGTGACCTCATCAGAAGTGGGCTCGCAGGATCTCTCCTACACCCGTGCCGGCGCCTTTAAGGTTGATGCCGACAGCTACCTGGTGAACTCGGCCGGTAACTACCTGCAGACCTTCCCAGTGGACAAGGATGGCAACTCGACCTCTGTGAGTCTGACTACTACTCAGCCGGTGAAGATCCCTGATACTGCCGGTAGCCCACAGAAGACAGACAATATCGGTATTCAGATGAACCTTAACGCGGGTGAGGCCACGCTGGATCCAGCTAACTTCAATCCGAACGACCCTGATACCTATAATAACTCGACGTCGGTCACCATGTACGACTCACTGGGTGAGCCCCACATTCTGACCACCTATTTCGTGCGTCCACCCCAGGCGGCCTACACAGGCACCAGTAACTGGGTGGCCTTCTATGCGGTAGACGGCAAGCAGGTGGACCTGGCGGGCGCCGCGGGCACCTATGGCCGAGATACCACGGGTGATGGCGTGGCCGACTCTAGTGGCAGTGCGGTTAATGCCAGCGGCTGGAAAGGCTCTGTGCTCTCGTTTAACGATACCGGTGCCTACACAGGTAGCGATCCTGCCGTTATAACCACTGAGCAGTTGGGCGTGAGCGGCGCAAATGTCTTGGGGCCTGGTACAGACGGCACCCAGACACTTACGCTGAACTTTAACAGCCCGACGCAATACGCCTCGCCATTCGAGGTGACAGAGTTGAGCCAGGACGGTACTACGGTTGGTCGTCTGACCAACGTGGAAGTGGGCGCCGATGGTTTAATCAACGCCAGCTACAGTAACGGCTCAACCGTGCCGCTGGCGCGCGTTGCCCTAGCGCGCTTCTCCAACGAGCAGGGGTTGACTCAGGTGGGTAACACCTCCTGGAAGGAGAGCCTTGACTCGGGTCCGGCACTGGCGGGTGAGGCCAACAGCGGCACCTTCGGTAGCATTCGCTCATCGGCGCTGGAACAGTCAAATGTCGACCTGACCACTGAGCTGGTGGACCTTATTTCGGCCCAGCGTAACTTCCAGGCGAACTCGCGCACCTTGGAAGTGAACAATACCCTGCAGCAGACGGTACTGCAGATCCGTTAA
- the flgD gene encoding flagellar hook assembly protein FlgD gives MSLVNPLNTQVAQTSSTQSAKTVTPQASSSQETTQTTGNPFLDSMRLQEESSIPEAKSQELTQEDFFSLLSQQLSMQDPFKPVDNDQMIAQMASFSTVDGITKLNEEIVNLNTVMTSSQALQASGLVGQKVLIPSDTGHISAEDPVLKGVISTPEPIESITVRIEDEKGQLVKTFTVDGSDGGNIDVSWDGLDKDGEPVASGNYSIKASGKVDGKSEDLAVSTYAHVTSVSLGTASTGAILNLRGIGGIKLGDVLAVSET, from the coding sequence GTGAGCCTAGTTAATCCGTTAAATACTCAGGTTGCGCAAACCAGTTCGACCCAGAGCGCCAAGACAGTGACGCCTCAGGCATCGAGCAGTCAGGAAACCACCCAGACTACGGGAAATCCGTTTCTCGACAGCATGCGTCTGCAAGAGGAGTCCTCGATCCCTGAGGCCAAGAGCCAGGAGCTGACTCAGGAGGATTTCTTCTCCCTGCTCAGTCAGCAGCTGTCGATGCAGGATCCTTTTAAGCCGGTGGACAACGATCAGATGATCGCCCAGATGGCGTCTTTCTCCACCGTGGATGGCATCACTAAGCTTAACGAGGAGATAGTCAACCTCAACACCGTAATGACCTCGAGCCAGGCGCTGCAGGCATCTGGTCTGGTGGGGCAGAAGGTGTTGATCCCATCGGATACCGGGCATATCTCGGCGGAAGATCCCGTGCTCAAAGGGGTGATCAGTACCCCTGAGCCTATCGAGTCGATAACCGTGCGTATCGAAGATGAGAAGGGCCAGCTGGTGAAGACCTTCACCGTCGATGGTAGCGATGGCGGCAACATAGATGTCTCCTGGGATGGACTGGATAAGGATGGGGAACCCGTTGCCAGTGGTAACTATTCAATCAAGGCATCGGGCAAGGTAGATGGTAAGAGTGAAGATTTAGCCGTATCGACCTACGCTCACGTGACGAGTGTTTCGCTGGGGACGGCAAGTACCGGCGCAATTCTCAACCTAAGAGGCATAGGCGGTATCAAACTCGGTGATGTTCTGGCCGTGTCTGAAACTTAG
- the flgC gene encoding flagellar basal body rod protein FlgC, with protein MSLFNIFNVAGSGMSAQSVRLNTTASNIANADSVSSSVDKTYRARHPVFEAELAKASHQQNTSQAVKVAGIVESDKPLQKEYSPDHPLADADGFIYKPNVNVMEEMANMISASRSYQMNVQVADAAKSMLQQTLRIGNS; from the coding sequence ATGAGCCTTTTTAATATCTTCAATGTGGCAGGCTCTGGCATGTCGGCCCAGTCGGTCAGACTAAATACCACTGCCAGTAACATCGCTAATGCCGATTCAGTCTCCAGCAGTGTGGATAAGACCTATCGCGCCCGTCACCCAGTTTTCGAGGCCGAGCTGGCCAAGGCTAGTCATCAGCAGAATACCAGCCAGGCGGTAAAGGTGGCCGGTATCGTCGAGAGCGATAAGCCGTTACAGAAAGAGTATTCACCCGATCATCCGTTAGCGGATGCCGATGGGTTTATTTATAAGCCAAATGTCAATGTGATGGAGGAGATGGCCAACATGATCTCGGCTTCTCGTTCCTACCAGATGAACGTACAGGTTGCCGATGCGGCAAAATCTATGCTTCAGCAAACCTTACGCATTGGCAATTCCTAG
- the flgB gene encoding flagellar basal body rod protein FlgB, whose product MAISFDKALGIHQYTLGIRSARAEVISSNIANADTPHYKAKDLDFDKALQAARTAQSGLAMSRSNEKHFDLAALSQQHISYRVPNQPDTGDGNTVDIQQEQSEFMQNALEYQMSLGFLDGKFSGLKKALKGT is encoded by the coding sequence ATGGCGATTAGTTTCGATAAGGCATTGGGGATACATCAGTATACCTTGGGGATACGTTCGGCGCGTGCCGAGGTGATCTCGTCAAATATCGCCAATGCCGATACGCCCCATTACAAGGCGAAAGACCTGGATTTTGATAAGGCGCTGCAGGCGGCGCGCACGGCCCAAAGCGGGCTGGCGATGAGCCGTAGCAACGAAAAACACTTCGATTTAGCGGCGCTTTCCCAGCAGCACATTAGCTATCGGGTGCCAAATCAGCCCGATACTGGTGATGGCAATACGGTGGATATTCAGCAGGAGCAGTCAGAGTTTATGCAGAATGCGCTCGAGTATCAGATGTCGTTAGGTTTTCTTGACGGTAAGTTTTCCGGCCTGAAAAAAGCCCTTAAAGGAACGTAA